In Amycolatopsis jiangsuensis, the following proteins share a genomic window:
- a CDS encoding STAS domain-containing protein has protein sequence MPAADQNATPPGFGITLDTAAAEPRVVVTGELDLLTSPQLQETLAGLIADEKSHRVVADLTGVTFFDSSALNVVLHAQRDAGERHVELEVVPSPAVSRVIELTGVAEHLSVSEDPQS, from the coding sequence ATGCCCGCAGCCGACCAGAACGCCACTCCGCCCGGATTCGGCATCACGCTCGACACCGCGGCCGCCGAACCCAGGGTGGTGGTCACCGGTGAGCTCGACCTGCTCACCAGTCCGCAGCTGCAGGAAACCCTTGCCGGGCTGATCGCGGACGAGAAGTCCCACCGGGTGGTGGCCGACCTGACCGGGGTGACCTTCTTCGACTCCTCGGCGCTGAACGTCGTCCTGCACGCCCAGCGCGACGCCGGGGAGCGCCACGTCGAGCTCGAGGTCGTGCCGAGCCCTGCGGTGAGCCGCGTGATCGAGCTCACCGGCGTAGCCGAGCACCTGAGCGTGTCGGAGGACCCGCAG
- a CDS encoding WhiB family transcriptional regulator — protein MADVSRLPNVVAEEWEWQLRGSCRGADSSLFFHTDNERGSARERRESRAKAICQSCPVLAQCRSHAMAVQEPYGIWGGLGEIERRELFMRERRAKRKAFTA, from the coding sequence ATGGCTGACGTGAGCCGGCTGCCCAACGTGGTCGCCGAGGAGTGGGAGTGGCAGCTTCGCGGGTCCTGCCGAGGTGCGGACAGCAGCTTGTTCTTCCACACCGACAACGAGCGGGGCTCCGCGCGCGAGCGCCGCGAGTCACGGGCGAAGGCGATCTGCCAGAGCTGCCCGGTCCTGGCCCAGTGCCGCAGCCACGCGATGGCGGTGCAGGAGCCGTACGGAATCTGGGGTGGTCTCGGCGAGATCGAGCGGCGGGAGCTGTTCATGCGCGAACGACGGGCGAAGCGCAAGGCGTTCACCGCCTGA
- a CDS encoding anti-sigma factor, with amino-acid sequence MEENAPLEREDAQLIEVRTAAIPHVVPTLRTIVADIAMRQDFDLDAVEDLRMAVDEACSMLLPAAADGKLTCVFSWIEGRIEVTVSVLSDEADHGDDTGLSWQLLTALATSARRTVTPADGRYLSRVQLVRESEAAPS; translated from the coding sequence GTGGAGGAGAACGCCCCGCTCGAGCGCGAGGACGCCCAGCTCATCGAGGTGCGGACGGCAGCCATCCCGCACGTGGTCCCGACCTTGCGCACGATCGTGGCCGACATCGCCATGCGGCAGGACTTCGACCTGGACGCGGTCGAGGATCTGCGGATGGCCGTGGACGAGGCCTGCTCGATGCTGCTGCCCGCCGCGGCGGACGGCAAGCTCACCTGTGTCTTCTCCTGGATCGAGGGCCGGATCGAGGTCACCGTGTCGGTGCTGTCGGACGAGGCCGACCACGGCGACGACACCGGCCTGTCCTGGCAGCTGCTCACCGCGCTCGCCACCTCGGCCCGGCGCACCGTGACCCCGGCGGACGGGCGGTATCTCTCGCGGGTGCAGCTGGTCCGGGAGAGCGAGGCGGCCCCCTCGTGA